ATTTATAACTTCATCTACCTGCTCTTCAAGGGTAAGGAATGTTGTATCCAATACAAGTGCATCGTCGGCCTTCCGCAATGGGCTTTCCTCCCGTGTGCTATCAATATGATCACGCTTTTTCAGATTCTCAATTATTTTGCTCAAATCCACAAGTTGGCCATTTTCTAACAGCTCTTCTTGTCGTCTTCCTGCCCGCACATAGATGTCCGCTTCCATAAACACTTTGAGCTCAGCATCAGGAAAAACCACAGTACCTATATCTCTGCCATCCATAACCACGCCCTTCTTCTTTCCCAGTTTTCTCTGTTGTGCTACCATAGCCTTTCTTACCTCTACCAAACAGCTTACCTGACTTACATTCTCCGAAACATACATTTTCCTGATCTCGCTTTCCACATTAAGTCCGTTAAGAAATGTCTCCGCTAGTCCCGTTTTCTCATTTTTATGAAAGGTAATATCAATATTCTCAAGAGCCTTCACCACGTCTTTTTTATTGGTAAGGCTCACATGGTTTTGGTGAAAGTAAAGGGTAATAGCACGATACATGGCTCCGGTATCAATATAAGTGTACCCTAAAACAGCGGCCACGGCTTTGGCTGTTGTGCTTTTCCCACAGGCAGAGTAACCGTCAATAGCTATAACAATTTTCTTCATGTTCTATTAGCAATCCTTCATCGGGCATGGTATCGGCTTACCCGGTTTAATTTTGCCGTTCCGCTTTTTTGATGATGCACACCCCGCCACCAGAATCACACTTACCAACAATATCAATAACTTTCGTAACAACATTTTCACAATTAATTTATCACAAAGATAAACCTTTAACGCTGAGATTGAAGGAAGAATAACATAAAGTAAGCCCCATCGTCAAATAATTTATGCTCGCATATAAATGGTTGGTTTTAGAATAACAGATCAACTATTTGTATCATTTGATATCCTGCTGGTATGACATTTGAAAACCGATCTTGTACCCACCTCCCAGTGCCTGGGATTTTTCATTCTTCTGACTCAGGGTAATAGTTCTTATTGCTGGAAAAGGTGAGGTGATCAGATCAGAATCAATAGCCTGTGAAATAACCATCTGGATAAAAACACTAATATCGGTAGGGGTAACAGGTTGAGAGGAAACATCCTCAAACATATAGTTCAGCTGACCATCACCTTCGATCAGAAAATGCTTCTCACTGTTAATAAATAACCTTGAAATAAGATAGCCAGGATCATTTATCCTGTTGTACTTCAGGGAGTCTGCCATAAAATTGTAGACATTGATCTGTCCCAGGTATTTTCGCATAGGGTTGTCCATTACGTACTTACTTTTGTTCAGGCTATGCTTCTTATCGAGCGTAATGATATTACTGTGCATAAAGAAAATAAGCAAATCACCGGCTACTTTCAGGTGGAATTCATTATCGCTGATACTGGTGACCTCAAAGGTGACATCCTTATCCCGTTTCTTAATTTTCTTATCGACTTCCCTGATCACATTATCCGCCTCTGTCATCAGTGCCCTAAATACATCTTGCAGATTCCTGTAAGTCTCTTGTTTGACGCAGGCCTTGGTTTCCAACAGCTCTGCAATATGCTCCATAGGGTTCTGGTGATGCTTCATATACATTGTATTTATAAACTAACTTTTAATTTATACGTAATTAACAATAAATAAACAAAATGGTATAATGAAAGATCAAAATCAGGGCAAAGCCGAGCACTTATTTCAGGATATCGGCAAGAAAATAGACGAGCTCATAGAAGACCTGAAAGTGGCAAAGGACCAGGCAAAGGTTGATTATGCGGATAGAATAGAAGAGCTAAAACGAAATGCAGAAACCTTAAAAGGGGAATTTAAAAATTTTAAAGAAACTCACAAAGACCGTTGGGAGGAAGCAGAAACCAACCTGGAAAAGGCTGGTCAGGAATTAAAAAATGCTTTTGAGGCTATTTTCAAAAAGACAGGGAAGAAAGCCTGACAGCTCTCTTCCCTTATCAGGGCACACTTAATTCACAGGTTGAAATTATATAGCCGCTTCAACAGCTACTTCGGCTGTTTTTACAGTTTTAATAATCCTGGCGGCAATTTTGTATGGATCTCCATTAGAAGCCGGGCGTCTGTCTTCAAGCCAACCTTTCCATCCGTTCTCAACAGTTCCGATGGGTATTCTGATTGAGGCACCACGATCAGAAACTCCATAGCTGAATTTATCGATAGACTGGGTTTCATGTGCACCAGTAAGGCGTTGGTCGTTATCTGCGCCATATACCTCTATATGTTCTTTTACCCTGGGACCAAATGATTCGCAAACCATATCATAAACATCTTTAGAACCAGCTGTGCGCAGGATACTGTTGGAGAAGTTGGCATGCATACCTGAACCATTCCAGTCTCCTTTCAACGGCTTTGG
This region of Fulvivirga ulvae genomic DNA includes:
- the cmk gene encoding (d)CMP kinase, translating into MKKIVIAIDGYSACGKSTTAKAVAAVLGYTYIDTGAMYRAITLYFHQNHVSLTNKKDVVKALENIDITFHKNEKTGLAETFLNGLNVESEIRKMYVSENVSQVSCLVEVRKAMVAQQRKLGKKKGVVMDGRDIGTVVFPDAELKVFMEADIYVRAGRRQEELLENGQLVDLSKIIENLKKRDHIDSTREESPLRKADDALVLDTTFLTLEEQVDEVINQALSKILNDKRESVDAE